One window of Trinickia caryophylli genomic DNA carries:
- a CDS encoding transglycosylase SLT domain-containing protein: MRFFLSTLLVLMLAACASQGPGANSASSSSSEASNAQAATDTLRAVTAKQTIDVDKSSVDQLTSADSDLWGRIRRGFQMPDLQSDLVDMQVNWYAQRPDYVERMTERSQKYLYYIVEELESRHMPTELALLPFIESAYNPQALSVAKAAGMWQFVPDTGRTYNLKQNMWQDERRDVLASTGAALDYLSRLHDMFGDWYLALAAYNWGEGNVQRAIARNQAAGLPTDYQSLRMPNETRNYVPKLQAVKNIVANPQIYGLALPSIPNHPYFVTVTTSHDIDVAMAAKLANMSADEFRALNPSFKKPVILGATEPQILLPFDNASAFERNLKRYDGQLSSWTTYTVTERARPAALAEKIGVDAATLMAVNKIPAGMRLKPGSTLLVPRDDDDDEDISADVAESAVLAMEPDVPDTRKMLIRVRRKQSMAAVAARYQVSVGQLKSWNKTRRDTLLPGQVIVLHVPVGRALPAEPGPQKLATAMPADVKPEKVSARATDVPSASRAGKASVRKQGATKAVKTAARTNAKAAPAPKATASKSSKKATKEASGKSTTVASRKSAREQQ, translated from the coding sequence ATGCGATTTTTCCTCAGTACGCTACTGGTTCTCATGCTCGCCGCGTGCGCGAGTCAGGGGCCCGGGGCGAACTCTGCCTCCTCCTCCTCCTCAGAGGCTTCCAACGCGCAAGCCGCCACCGATACGCTGCGCGCCGTCACTGCAAAACAGACGATCGACGTCGACAAAAGCTCGGTCGATCAACTGACGAGTGCCGATTCCGATCTGTGGGGGCGCATTCGCCGCGGCTTCCAGATGCCCGATCTGCAAAGCGACCTCGTCGACATGCAGGTGAACTGGTATGCCCAGCGTCCCGACTACGTCGAGCGCATGACGGAGCGGTCGCAAAAGTATCTCTATTACATCGTCGAAGAGCTCGAGTCGCGCCATATGCCGACCGAACTCGCGCTGCTGCCGTTCATCGAATCGGCGTACAACCCGCAGGCCCTGTCGGTCGCGAAGGCGGCCGGCATGTGGCAGTTCGTGCCGGACACGGGCCGCACGTACAACCTCAAGCAGAACATGTGGCAGGACGAGCGCCGCGACGTGCTGGCATCGACGGGTGCCGCGCTCGATTACCTCTCGCGGCTGCACGACATGTTCGGCGACTGGTACCTCGCGCTTGCCGCCTACAACTGGGGCGAAGGCAACGTGCAGCGCGCCATCGCGCGCAATCAGGCGGCGGGGCTGCCCACCGACTATCAGAGCCTGCGCATGCCCAACGAGACGCGCAACTACGTGCCGAAGCTGCAGGCCGTGAAGAACATCGTCGCGAATCCGCAGATTTACGGGTTGGCGCTGCCGTCGATTCCGAACCATCCGTACTTCGTGACCGTCACGACGTCGCACGACATCGACGTGGCAATGGCCGCGAAGCTTGCGAACATGTCGGCTGACGAATTCCGTGCGCTCAATCCGTCATTCAAGAAACCCGTGATCCTCGGTGCCACCGAGCCGCAGATTCTGCTGCCGTTCGACAACGCGAGTGCGTTCGAGCGCAACCTCAAGCGCTACGACGGTCAGCTCTCGTCGTGGACCACCTACACGGTGACCGAGCGCGCGCGGCCGGCGGCGCTTGCAGAGAAGATCGGTGTCGATGCCGCGACGCTGATGGCCGTCAACAAGATTCCCGCCGGCATGCGTCTGAAGCCGGGCTCGACGCTGCTCGTGCCGCGCGACGACGACGATGACGAGGACATCAGCGCCGATGTGGCGGAAAGCGCGGTGCTCGCAATGGAGCCCGACGTGCCGGACACGCGCAAGATGCTGATTCGCGTGCGCCGCAAGCAGTCGATGGCAGCCGTGGCGGCGCGCTATCAGGTGTCGGTCGGTCAGTTGAAGTCGTGGAACAAGACCCGGCGCGACACCTTGCTGCCCGGTCAGGTGATCGTGCTGCATGTGCCGGTGGGTAGAGCGCTGCCCGCTGAACCGGGCCCGCAGAAACTGGCCACGGCGATGCCCGCGGACGTCAAGCCGGAGAAGGTATCCGCGCGCGCTACCGACGTCCCTTCAGCTTCCCGTGCCGGCAAGGCGTCGGTACGCAAGCAGGGCGCGACCAAGGCGGTGAAGACGGCTGCACGTACGAACGCCAAGGCTGCGCCGGCGCCGAAGGCCACGGCCTCGAAGTCGTCTAAAAAGGCGACGAAGGAAGCGAGCGGCAAATCGACGACCGTTGCCTCGCGCAAGAGTGCTCGAGAGCAGCAGTAG
- the gloB gene encoding hydroxyacylglutathione hydrolase encodes MKTLEYVPVPAFADNYIWLVSNGRDAVAVDPGEAAPVRTYLAQKGWRLSAILLTHHHADHVGGVADLVSEAGVPVYGPAAEAIAEVTHPVAGGDRVHLAAPAMTLQVIDVPGHTRGHIAYFQAAEGGAAPHVFCGDTLFACGCGRLFEGSPAQMLGSLDALAALPGTTQVHCAHEYTLSNIRFALACEPDNAALVAWQEEAAARRARNEPTLPTTIEHERAVNPFLRADSQAIRETLAEQLREPVTDRLTSFTLMREWKNRFR; translated from the coding sequence ATGAAAACGCTCGAATACGTGCCGGTGCCGGCGTTTGCTGACAACTACATCTGGCTCGTGTCGAACGGGCGCGATGCGGTCGCGGTCGACCCGGGCGAAGCCGCGCCGGTGCGCACGTATCTCGCGCAAAAGGGCTGGCGGCTGAGCGCTATTTTACTCACGCACCATCATGCCGACCACGTCGGCGGAGTGGCCGATCTCGTCAGCGAGGCCGGCGTGCCCGTCTATGGCCCCGCGGCGGAAGCGATCGCCGAGGTCACGCATCCCGTTGCCGGCGGTGACCGCGTCCATCTCGCCGCGCCCGCAATGACCCTGCAAGTCATCGACGTGCCCGGGCATACGCGCGGGCACATTGCCTATTTTCAGGCGGCCGAAGGCGGCGCCGCGCCGCACGTCTTTTGCGGCGACACGCTCTTCGCCTGCGGCTGCGGGCGGTTGTTCGAGGGCTCGCCCGCTCAAATGCTGGGCTCGCTGGATGCGCTCGCGGCACTGCCGGGCACCACGCAGGTCCATTGCGCACACGAATACACCCTGTCGAATATCCGTTTCGCGCTTGCCTGCGAGCCGGACAACGCGGCGCTGGTTGCCTGGCAGGAGGAGGCTGCCGCCCGCCGGGCGCGCAACGAGCCGACGCTGCCCACCACGATCGAACACGAGCGCGCAGTCAATCCGTTTCTGCGCGCGGATTCGCAGGCGATCCGCGAAACCCTGGCCGAGCAGCTGCGCGAACCCGTGACCGACCGTCTCACCTCGTTCACATTGATGCGGGAGTGGAAAAACCGCTTCCGATAG
- a CDS encoding class I SAM-dependent methyltransferase — protein MSDRSIIDWPAWTDSPPGRYVLAWEQAQLDRVVFNAFGYHALQLGLPQLDALRENRMPCRALVLDAASGASAPYRCPPAGLEQPMPPDAPYAPSDAHAPDGRTTVWCDLLDLPFEAQSVDLIVMPHTLEFTRDPHRLLREAERILMPEGQLIILGFNSLSLWGARQSFGKMTGQPFVPAAHDLIAFTRIKDWIKLLGFELERGRFGCYRPPLVGEKWLDRFGFMEQAGDRWWPIFGAAYMVTAVKRVRGMRLVGSVRAKKPVLAPGLAAAATHKTHNPRI, from the coding sequence ATGTCTGATCGATCGATTATAGACTGGCCCGCCTGGACCGACTCCCCGCCCGGACGCTACGTGCTCGCGTGGGAGCAGGCACAGCTCGACCGCGTCGTGTTCAACGCGTTCGGCTACCACGCGCTGCAGCTCGGCCTGCCGCAGCTCGACGCGCTGCGGGAAAACCGCATGCCTTGCCGCGCGCTCGTGCTCGATGCGGCGAGCGGCGCAAGCGCGCCCTACCGCTGCCCGCCCGCCGGGCTCGAGCAGCCGATGCCGCCGGACGCGCCGTATGCGCCGAGCGACGCCCATGCGCCGGACGGCCGCACGACCGTCTGGTGCGATCTGCTCGATTTGCCGTTCGAGGCGCAAAGCGTCGATCTGATCGTCATGCCGCACACGCTCGAATTCACACGCGACCCGCACCGGCTGCTGCGCGAGGCCGAGCGCATCCTGATGCCGGAGGGGCAGCTCATCATCCTCGGCTTCAATTCGCTGAGCCTGTGGGGCGCGCGCCAGTCGTTCGGCAAAATGACGGGCCAGCCGTTCGTGCCGGCCGCCCATGATCTGATCGCGTTTACGCGGATCAAGGACTGGATCAAATTGCTCGGATTCGAGCTTGAACGGGGGCGCTTCGGCTGCTATCGTCCGCCCCTCGTCGGCGAAAAGTGGCTCGACCGCTTCGGTTTCATGGAGCAGGCGGGCGATCGCTGGTGGCCCATTTTCGGCGCGGCCTATATGGTCACGGCCGTCAAGCGCGTGCGAGGCATGCGGCTCGTCGGCTCCGTGCGGGCGAAAAAGCCCGTGCTGGCGCCGGGGCTCGCCGCAGCCGCAACCCATAAGACACACAACCCGAGAATATGA
- the rnhA gene encoding ribonuclease HI — protein sequence MTPEFIEIFTDGACKGNPGPGGWGALLRYGNQEKELFGGEAATTNNRMELMAVIAALEALKRPCKAVIHTDSQYVQKGISEWIHGWKKKNWMTAAKTPVKNADLWRRLDTLAGTHEIEWRWVKGHAGHPGNERADALANRGVSALAR from the coding sequence GTGACGCCCGAGTTCATCGAGATCTTTACGGACGGTGCCTGCAAGGGCAACCCCGGCCCTGGCGGATGGGGTGCGCTGCTGCGCTACGGCAACCAGGAAAAGGAACTCTTCGGCGGAGAGGCGGCCACGACGAACAATCGCATGGAGCTGATGGCCGTGATCGCCGCGCTCGAAGCACTGAAACGGCCTTGCAAGGCGGTGATCCATACGGACTCGCAGTACGTGCAAAAAGGCATCAGCGAGTGGATTCACGGCTGGAAGAAGAAGAACTGGATGACGGCGGCAAAAACGCCGGTGAAGAACGCCGATCTCTGGCGGCGCCTGGATACGCTCGCCGGCACGCACGAGATCGAATGGCGCTGGGTGAAGGGCCATGCCGGGCATCCTGGGAACGAGCGGGCCGACGCTCTAGCCAATCGCGGCGTGAGCGCGCTGGCTCGATAG
- the dnaQ gene encoding DNA polymerase III subunit epsilon has product MRQIVLDTETTGLNARTGDRIIEIGGVEIVNRRLTGRNLHFYVNPERDSDPGALAVHGLTTEFLSDKPKFAEVADAVRDFVHDAELIIHNAPFDLGFLEAEFALLGLPPFREHYASVIDTLVQAKSMFPGKRNSLDALCDRFGISNAHRTLHGALLDSELLAEVYLAMTRGQETLVIDMLSETAVQADAGSPRVSIALESMALPVIAADEAELGAHQAVLDDIEKRSKSTSVWRREPEPATGSSSDVAQAA; this is encoded by the coding sequence ATGCGCCAGATCGTCCTCGATACCGAAACCACAGGCCTCAACGCACGCACAGGGGACCGCATCATCGAAATCGGCGGCGTGGAAATCGTCAACCGCCGCCTGACCGGCAGGAATCTACATTTTTACGTCAACCCCGAGCGCGACAGCGACCCGGGCGCGCTGGCGGTGCACGGCCTCACGACCGAGTTTCTCAGCGACAAGCCGAAATTCGCCGAAGTCGCCGACGCGGTGCGCGACTTCGTGCACGACGCGGAACTCATCATCCACAACGCGCCGTTCGATCTGGGCTTTCTCGAAGCCGAGTTCGCGCTGCTCGGCCTGCCCCCGTTCCGAGAGCATTACGCGAGCGTGATCGATACACTCGTGCAGGCCAAGTCGATGTTCCCCGGCAAACGCAACTCGCTCGACGCGCTGTGCGACCGCTTCGGAATCAGCAATGCGCACCGCACGCTGCACGGCGCCTTGCTCGACTCCGAGTTGCTGGCCGAGGTGTATCTGGCCATGACGCGTGGACAGGAAACGCTCGTCATCGACATGCTGAGCGAAACGGCGGTACAGGCGGATGCGGGCTCCCCTCGTGTGTCCATCGCGCTCGAATCGATGGCCCTGCCCGTGATCGCGGCCGACGAGGCGGAACTCGGGGCGCATCAGGCCGTGCTCGACGATATCGAGAAACGCAGCAAGAGCACGAGCGTGTGGCGGCGCGAGCCGGAGCCCGCAACCGGGTCCAGTTCGGACGTTGCGCAAGCCGCTTAA
- a CDS encoding surface-adhesin E family protein translates to MRIASGIAVGLSLFVVLGAARAASWTPVFEDAEHTVYVDLDRIKRDAHGYRLVWVMSDYTKHPLVDPGSGVTATVMVERDSIDCGMDRIKVLSAQLYDPQGNNLGQPDLSAQTYRDIPPDSTIEAIEHAVCGQEE, encoded by the coding sequence GTGAGGATCGCAAGTGGAATTGCCGTGGGGTTGAGCTTGTTCGTCGTACTCGGGGCTGCACGGGCGGCGAGCTGGACACCTGTTTTCGAGGACGCCGAGCATACGGTTTATGTGGACTTGGATCGAATCAAGCGCGACGCCCATGGATACCGGCTGGTTTGGGTGATGTCCGATTACACGAAGCATCCGCTCGTCGATCCGGGAAGCGGTGTGACCGCCACCGTCATGGTCGAGCGCGACTCGATCGACTGCGGGATGGATCGCATCAAAGTCTTGTCCGCGCAGTTGTACGACCCGCAAGGAAACAATCTCGGGCAGCCGGATCTGTCGGCCCAGACCTATCGCGACATTCCGCCGGATTCGACAATCGAGGCGATCGAGCACGCGGTGTGCGGCCAGGAGGAGTGA
- a CDS encoding manganese catalase family protein: MFVHNKRLQYTVRVGAPQPGLANLLLEQFGGPQGELAAAMRYFTQAVSEEDAGRRDMLFDIATEELSHLEIIGSLVAMLNRGAKGELAEAVDTQAELYRKINGAGNDSHVTQVLYGAGNPLTNSGGVPWTSAYIDTIGEPTADLRSNIAAEARAKIIYERLINVSDDPGVRDALGFLMTREVSHQKSFEKALYSIVGNFPPGKLPPNPQYANAYYKMSQGEPPELGPWNEGRGLDLVEKPSPAVDGGDGLASVKLGAEQRATLDAMKLRLKSDRTSDPETGAELGSTAPGQDGLRG, from the coding sequence ATGTTCGTACACAACAAGCGTTTGCAGTACACGGTTCGTGTTGGCGCGCCCCAGCCGGGGCTCGCCAACTTGTTGCTGGAGCAGTTCGGCGGGCCGCAAGGCGAGCTCGCGGCCGCCATGCGGTACTTCACGCAGGCGGTAAGCGAGGAGGACGCTGGCCGCCGCGACATGCTGTTCGACATCGCGACCGAGGAGTTGAGCCACTTGGAAATCATCGGCTCGCTCGTCGCCATGCTCAATCGTGGCGCGAAGGGCGAACTGGCAGAGGCGGTGGATACGCAGGCCGAGCTGTATCGCAAGATCAACGGCGCCGGCAACGACAGCCATGTGACGCAGGTTCTCTATGGCGCGGGCAACCCGCTGACCAACTCGGGCGGTGTGCCGTGGACATCGGCGTACATCGATACGATAGGCGAGCCGACCGCGGACCTGCGCTCGAACATCGCAGCCGAAGCGCGTGCGAAGATCATTTACGAGCGGCTCATCAACGTGAGCGACGATCCGGGTGTGCGCGACGCGCTGGGTTTTCTGATGACGCGAGAGGTTTCGCATCAGAAGTCGTTCGAAAAAGCGCTGTACTCGATCGTCGGCAATTTCCCGCCGGGCAAGCTGCCGCCGAACCCGCAATACGCAAATGCTTATTACAAGATGTCGCAAGGCGAGCCGCCCGAGCTCGGGCCCTGGAACGAAGGGCGCGGGCTGGATCTGGTCGAGAAGCCATCGCCGGCGGTCGATGGCGGCGATGGGCTCGCGTCGGTCAAGTTGGGCGCCGAGCAGCGCGCGACGCTCGATGCGATGAAGCTGCGGCTGAAGTCCGACCGGACCTCGGATCCGGAGACGGGGGCCGAGCTCGGATCGACGGCGCCTGGGCAGGATGGGCTGCGCGGTTGA
- a CDS encoding PadR family transcriptional regulator: MRHPRFHPFFSDHVHGSQARGFAERAFDRLHRTFHHEGHAGRFEDPSFLHSFWHAIGRHRHRHGGGAFWGGGRGERGFGDDDGFTRGRKFTGEDLQLMLLALIAEGPRHGYELIKALESRSNGFYTPSPGMVYPALTYLEELGYVTVQQEGNRKRYEIAEAGRAYLGAHRDQVDLILAKLSFVASKMESMRRAYAADDDAGEPGRWHPKLLQARYALKLAVVRRADAGEDEQRRIADILLRAAAEIEGNAAPAAGPSEPV; encoded by the coding sequence ATGCGACACCCTCGCTTTCATCCCTTTTTTTCCGATCACGTGCACGGCAGCCAGGCAAGGGGCTTTGCGGAGCGCGCATTTGATCGCTTGCATCGCACCTTCCATCACGAGGGGCATGCTGGCCGTTTCGAGGACCCTTCTTTTCTGCACAGTTTCTGGCACGCAATCGGGCGGCACCGTCATCGCCACGGCGGCGGCGCGTTCTGGGGCGGCGGCCGTGGCGAGCGGGGCTTCGGCGACGACGACGGCTTCACGCGTGGCCGCAAGTTCACGGGCGAGGATTTGCAGCTCATGTTGCTCGCGCTGATCGCCGAGGGGCCGCGCCACGGCTACGAATTGATCAAAGCCCTGGAATCGCGGTCGAATGGTTTCTATACGCCAAGCCCGGGCATGGTCTATCCTGCGCTGACCTATCTCGAAGAACTGGGCTATGTCACGGTTCAGCAGGAAGGTAATCGCAAGCGATACGAAATAGCCGAGGCCGGTCGTGCCTATCTCGGAGCACACCGCGATCAGGTCGACCTGATCCTTGCGAAGCTCAGCTTCGTCGCGAGCAAAATGGAATCGATGCGGCGCGCGTATGCGGCCGACGACGACGCCGGAGAACCCGGCCGCTGGCATCCAAAACTGCTGCAAGCCCGCTATGCACTCAAGCTTGCCGTTGTGCGGCGCGCAGACGCCGGAGAGGACGAGCAACGGCGCATCGCCGATATCCTCCTGCGCGCGGCAGCCGAAATCGAAGGGAATGCCGCTCCAGCCGCCGGGCCGTCCGAGCCCGTGTAG
- a CDS encoding MFS transporter, with protein MYTLSPARERRIIWLLALVQFTVIMDFMVMMPLGPQIMSAFRVSPSAFAAAVSAYSWCSGLSGLLAATYIDRFDRRKLLIAVYALFALSNVVCALTSSYSLLLVSRAFAGITGGVLSAGVMAIVADIVPVARRGAATGIIMTSFSLAAIAGVPAGVLLGAHFGWSAPFWLLGTLSVLIGSTALGVVPSLTEHLSGQRTRVAEALPALVRLLTRARHAKAFALTFSMMVAHMLVIPFISPMLVANHGIAPGRLSWLYMAGGAATFCTSRAVGRLADRVGHRVVFRVFGVLAMACILAMTHLPALPFAALMAFFAVFMVVGSGRMVPMQAILTTVPEPRERGAFLSANGAVQALGTGCGAWLGGLLITNDAAGHLVGYGTIGWLSVSLSGLALVWIGRVTSAPAGIGQRESGAVRLADVRSAGKEAPALAPDA; from the coding sequence ATGTACACGCTGTCTCCCGCCCGCGAACGCCGAATCATCTGGCTCCTTGCCCTCGTGCAGTTCACGGTCATCATGGACTTCATGGTGATGATGCCGCTCGGCCCGCAGATCATGTCGGCGTTCCGCGTTTCGCCATCCGCATTCGCCGCCGCCGTCTCGGCTTATTCATGGTGCTCCGGCCTTTCGGGGCTGCTCGCGGCTACCTACATCGACCGTTTCGACCGCCGCAAGCTGTTGATCGCCGTCTATGCGCTCTTCGCGCTGTCCAACGTCGTCTGCGCGCTCACCTCCAGCTATTCGCTGCTGCTCGTGAGCCGCGCCTTCGCCGGCATCACCGGCGGCGTCCTCAGCGCCGGCGTCATGGCGATCGTCGCCGACATCGTTCCCGTTGCGCGGCGCGGTGCGGCCACCGGCATCATCATGACGTCGTTTTCGCTCGCGGCCATTGCCGGGGTACCCGCCGGGGTCCTCCTCGGTGCGCATTTCGGCTGGTCGGCACCCTTTTGGCTGCTGGGCACGCTGAGCGTGCTCATCGGATCGACAGCACTCGGCGTCGTGCCCTCGCTGACGGAGCATCTGAGCGGTCAGCGCACCCGTGTTGCCGAAGCGTTGCCCGCTCTCGTACGACTGCTAACGCGCGCCCGGCACGCCAAGGCATTCGCACTGACATTCTCGATGATGGTCGCGCACATGCTCGTGATCCCCTTCATTTCGCCGATGCTCGTCGCCAATCACGGCATTGCCCCGGGGCGGCTGTCATGGCTTTATATGGCCGGCGGTGCCGCCACGTTCTGTACTTCGCGTGCGGTCGGGCGTCTTGCGGACAGGGTTGGCCATCGCGTCGTCTTTCGCGTGTTCGGGGTACTGGCCATGGCCTGCATTCTGGCGATGACACATCTGCCCGCCCTGCCGTTCGCCGCGCTCATGGCGTTTTTCGCGGTCTTCATGGTAGTGGGTTCCGGCCGCATGGTCCCGATGCAGGCCATCCTCACGACGGTGCCCGAGCCGCGCGAGCGCGGCGCGTTCCTCAGCGCGAACGGTGCCGTGCAGGCACTCGGCACGGGTTGCGGTGCATGGCTCGGCGGGTTGCTCATAACGAACGACGCAGCCGGGCATCTCGTCGGCTACGGCACGATTGGCTGGCTGTCCGTGTCGCTGTCGGGGCTCGCGCTCGTTTGGATCGGCCGCGTGACGAGCGCACCGGCCGGTATCGGGCAGCGCGAAAGCGGCGCCGTCAGGCTTGCCGACGTGCGCTCCGCCGGCAAAGAGGCGCCGGCGCTCGCGCCGGACGCCTGA